The proteins below come from a single Burkholderia humptydooensis genomic window:
- a CDS encoding VOC family protein, whose product MSATPRGALRPFHLAFPVTSLEHARRFYGGLLGCPEGRSSDRWVDFDFFGHQLVAHLAPDETGRSAVSPVDGDDVPVRHFGVVLSMDEWHALADRLKAAGTRFVIEPHIRFKGEAGEQATMFFVDPCGNALEFKAFADIGQLFAK is encoded by the coding sequence ATGTCCGCCACGCCGCGCGGCGCGTTGCGCCCGTTTCATCTCGCGTTTCCGGTCACGAGCCTCGAGCACGCGCGCCGCTTCTACGGCGGCCTGCTCGGCTGCCCGGAAGGCCGCAGCTCCGATCGCTGGGTCGATTTCGATTTCTTCGGACATCAGCTCGTCGCGCATCTCGCGCCTGACGAGACGGGCCGCTCGGCCGTCAGCCCGGTCGACGGCGACGACGTGCCGGTGCGCCATTTCGGCGTCGTGCTGTCGATGGACGAATGGCACGCGCTCGCCGACAGGCTGAAGGCAGCCGGCACGCGTTTCGTGATCGAGCCGCACATCCGCTTCAAGGGCGAAGCCGGCGAGCAGGCGACGATGTTCTTCGTCGATCCGTGCGGCAACGCGCTGGAATTCAAGGCGTTCGCCGACATCGGCCAACTGTTCGCGAAGTAG
- a CDS encoding 2-hydroxyacid dehydrogenase: protein MRILLYTPHRDAQDWKRDIERALPGAQLRAWAPGDDASADYALVWRAPREFFAPRAGLKAVFNLGAGVDAILSLERAHPGLLPRGVPLVRLEDAGMARQMVEYATHAALRYLRRFDEYALLQRERRWQVLEPHSRETFVVGVLGLGALGAEVARALAALGLPVRGYSRAPKTLDGIATFAGAAQLDAFLCGVKLLVNLLPSTASTDGILNARTFSKLAHGAYLVNLARGAHLVEADLLDALASGRLAAATLDVFATEPLPAEHPFWREPRIAITPHCSADTLRAEAVEQIAAKIGALERGEPIGGVVDRDRGY, encoded by the coding sequence ATGCGCATTCTGCTCTACACGCCGCATCGGGACGCGCAGGACTGGAAGCGCGACATCGAGCGCGCGCTGCCCGGCGCGCAGTTGCGCGCCTGGGCGCCGGGCGACGACGCGAGCGCCGATTACGCGCTCGTCTGGCGCGCGCCGCGCGAGTTCTTCGCGCCGCGCGCCGGTCTGAAGGCGGTGTTCAACCTCGGCGCGGGCGTCGACGCGATACTCTCGCTCGAGCGCGCGCATCCGGGCCTGCTGCCGCGCGGCGTGCCGCTCGTGCGCCTCGAGGACGCCGGGATGGCGCGGCAGATGGTCGAATACGCGACGCACGCGGCGCTGCGCTATCTGCGCCGCTTCGACGAATACGCGCTGCTGCAGCGCGAGCGCCGCTGGCAGGTGCTCGAGCCGCATTCGCGCGAGACCTTCGTCGTCGGCGTGCTCGGGCTCGGCGCGCTCGGCGCCGAAGTCGCGCGCGCGCTCGCCGCGCTCGGGCTGCCGGTACGCGGCTACAGCCGCGCGCCAAAGACGCTCGACGGCATCGCGACGTTCGCGGGCGCCGCGCAGCTCGACGCATTCCTGTGCGGCGTGAAGCTGCTCGTGAACCTGCTGCCGAGCACGGCGAGCACCGACGGCATCCTGAACGCGCGCACGTTCTCGAAGCTCGCGCACGGCGCGTATCTCGTGAACCTTGCACGCGGCGCGCATCTCGTCGAAGCGGATCTGCTCGACGCGCTCGCGAGCGGCCGCCTTGCCGCCGCGACGCTCGACGTGTTCGCAACCGAGCCGCTGCCGGCCGAGCACCCGTTCTGGCGCGAGCCGCGAATCGCGATCACGCCGCACTGCTCGGCCGATACGCTGCGCGCGGAGGCGGTCGAGCAGATCGCCGCGAAGATCGGCGCGCTCGAACGCGGTGAGCCGATCGGCGGCGTCGTCGACCGCGATCGCGGCTACTGA
- a CDS encoding hydroxymethylglutaryl-CoA lyase: MTLPQSVKIVEVGPRDGLQNEQAFVPTGVKIELVNRLSRAGFRNVEAASFVSPKWVPQMADGADVMAGIERRAGTIYSALTPNLKGVENALASRADEVVIFGAASEAFSQRNINCSIAESIARFEPVARAAQDAGVRLRASVSCALGCPYQGDVPIEAVVDVVERLAALGCDEIDIADTIGVGTPGRTRAVLDAVAKAFPRERLSGHFHDTYGQALANIYAALLEGIAIFHASVAGLGGCPYAKGATGNVATEDVLYMMRGLNIDTGVDLDQVVAAGDFISNAIGRANVSRAGRALLAKQRAATEPPACA, encoded by the coding sequence ATGACGCTCCCCCAATCCGTGAAGATCGTCGAAGTCGGCCCGCGCGACGGGCTGCAGAACGAGCAGGCGTTCGTGCCGACCGGCGTGAAGATCGAACTCGTGAACCGGCTGTCGCGCGCCGGTTTTCGCAACGTCGAGGCGGCGTCGTTCGTGTCGCCGAAATGGGTGCCGCAGATGGCCGACGGCGCCGACGTGATGGCCGGCATCGAGCGCCGCGCGGGCACGATCTACTCGGCGCTCACGCCGAACCTGAAGGGCGTCGAGAACGCGCTCGCCTCGCGCGCCGACGAAGTCGTGATTTTCGGCGCGGCGAGCGAAGCGTTCTCCCAGCGCAACATCAACTGCAGCATCGCCGAGAGCATCGCGCGCTTCGAACCCGTCGCGCGCGCGGCGCAGGACGCGGGCGTGCGGCTGCGCGCGAGCGTGTCGTGCGCGCTCGGCTGCCCGTATCAGGGCGACGTGCCGATCGAGGCGGTCGTCGATGTCGTCGAGCGTCTTGCCGCGCTCGGCTGCGACGAGATCGACATCGCCGACACGATCGGCGTCGGCACGCCGGGCCGCACGCGCGCGGTGCTCGACGCGGTCGCGAAGGCGTTTCCGCGCGAGCGGCTGTCGGGCCACTTCCACGATACCTACGGGCAGGCGCTCGCGAACATCTACGCGGCGCTCCTCGAAGGCATCGCGATCTTCCACGCGTCGGTCGCGGGCCTCGGCGGCTGCCCGTACGCGAAGGGCGCGACGGGCAACGTGGCGACGGAAGACGTGCTGTACATGATGCGCGGGCTGAACATCGACACGGGCGTCGACCTCGATCAGGTCGTCGCCGCCGGCGATTTCATCTCGAATGCGATCGGCCGCGCGAACGTGTCGCGCGCGGGCCGCGCGCTGCTCGCGAAGCAGCGCGCGGCCACCGAGCCGCCCGCCTGCGCGTGA
- a CDS encoding YbaK/EbsC family protein: protein MATPAPIDKLPDSARRVALLLRERGHAKGIVMLEETGKTSAEAAAGLGCSVAQIAKSILFRRRADGAPVLVVASGANRVDEKKVAAQVGEVGRADAKFVRDNTGYAIGGVCPIGHLVEPVMLIDRDLLELDSLWAAAGHPHAVFNLSPQELVSLTGAPVADVAQRSDA, encoded by the coding sequence ATGGCTACCCCCGCCCCCATCGACAAGCTTCCCGATTCCGCCCGCCGTGTCGCGTTGCTGCTGCGCGAGCGCGGCCATGCGAAGGGCATCGTGATGCTCGAGGAAACCGGCAAGACGTCGGCCGAAGCCGCCGCGGGCCTCGGCTGCTCGGTCGCGCAGATCGCGAAGTCGATCCTGTTCCGGCGCCGCGCCGACGGCGCGCCGGTGCTCGTCGTCGCGAGCGGCGCGAACCGCGTCGACGAAAAGAAAGTCGCCGCGCAGGTCGGCGAAGTCGGCCGCGCGGACGCAAAGTTCGTGCGCGACAACACCGGCTACGCGATCGGCGGCGTGTGCCCGATCGGCCATCTCGTCGAGCCCGTCATGCTGATCGATCGCGACTTGCTCGAACTCGACAGCCTGTGGGCGGCGGCGGGCCACCCGCACGCAGTATTCAACCTGTCGCCGCAGGAGCTCGTGTCGCTGACTGGCGCGCCGGTCGCCGACGTCGCGCAACGCAGCGACGCATGA
- a CDS encoding DUF1289 domain-containing protein, whose translation MSGDLTETHGATPAECAPGAAPALDAATHAPATARTDASANATAASAAAQHAVPNAGVPSPCTNVCRIDAGTGWCEGCRRTRDEIAGWRKLDDDAKRIVLARIAARRAT comes from the coding sequence ATGAGCGGCGACCTGACGGAAACGCACGGCGCGACGCCCGCCGAGTGCGCGCCGGGCGCGGCGCCCGCCCTCGATGCGGCGACGCATGCGCCGGCCACCGCGCGCACGGACGCAAGCGCCAACGCCACGGCGGCAAGCGCCGCTGCGCAACACGCAGTGCCGAATGCGGGCGTGCCGTCGCCATGCACGAACGTCTGCCGGATCGATGCGGGGACCGGCTGGTGCGAGGGCTGCCGCCGCACGCGCGACGAGATCGCCGGCTGGCGCAAGCTCGACGACGACGCGAAGCGCATCGTGCTCGCGCGCATCGCCGCACGACGGGCCACATGA
- a CDS encoding DMT family transporter, producing the protein MASNLASHDTRRGALEMVVAMLMSGTIGWLVVSSRQHLMNVVFFRCLFGGATMLIICAALGLLRRDLLTKRTAALALIGSIAIVANWALLFAAYSRASISMATAVYNTQPFMLVALGAIVFRERLTASAVAWLVLAFGGLALVVRVEPAVLAVPGEYLEGVALALGAAFLYAVSSIVTKRLKGTPPHLLALFQTGVGVLALAPFVHYDALPATAGQWLDLVVLGVVNTGIMYVLLYGAIQKLPTATIGALSFVYPVVAIVVDRIAFGQALAWSQVFGAALILLAAAGVNLGWRIAPARSVAARG; encoded by the coding sequence ATGGCTTCGAACCTGGCTTCGCATGACACGCGCCGCGGCGCGCTCGAAATGGTGGTCGCGATGCTGATGTCCGGCACGATCGGCTGGCTCGTCGTGTCGTCGCGGCAGCATCTGATGAATGTCGTATTTTTCCGCTGCCTGTTCGGCGGCGCGACGATGCTGATCATTTGCGCGGCGCTCGGCTTGCTGCGCCGCGATCTGCTGACGAAGCGCACGGCCGCGCTCGCGCTGATCGGCAGCATCGCGATCGTCGCGAACTGGGCGCTGCTGTTCGCCGCGTATTCGCGCGCGTCGATCTCGATGGCGACGGCCGTCTACAACACGCAGCCGTTCATGCTCGTCGCGCTCGGCGCGATCGTGTTCCGCGAGCGGCTCACCGCGTCGGCCGTCGCCTGGCTCGTGCTGGCGTTCGGCGGGCTCGCGCTCGTCGTGCGCGTCGAGCCCGCGGTGCTCGCGGTGCCCGGCGAGTATCTCGAGGGCGTCGCGCTCGCGCTCGGCGCGGCGTTCCTGTACGCGGTGTCGTCGATCGTCACGAAGCGGTTGAAGGGCACGCCGCCGCATCTGCTCGCGCTGTTCCAGACGGGCGTCGGCGTGCTCGCGCTCGCGCCGTTCGTCCACTACGACGCGCTGCCCGCGACGGCGGGGCAGTGGCTCGACCTCGTCGTGCTCGGCGTCGTCAACACGGGGATCATGTACGTGCTGCTGTACGGCGCGATCCAGAAGCTGCCGACCGCGACGATCGGCGCGCTGTCGTTCGTCTATCCGGTCGTCGCGATCGTCGTCGACCGGATCGCGTTCGGACAGGCGCTCGCGTGGAGCCAGGTGTTCGGCGCGGCGCTGATCCTGCTCGCGGCGGCGGGCGTGAACCTCGGATGGCGGATCGCGCCGGCGCGAAGCGTCGCGGCGCGCGGCTGA
- a CDS encoding Lrp/AsnC family transcriptional regulator, which translates to MQKRLSTPPPVAGALDAIDRELLRTLADDARQPVSELARRVGLSAPSTADRLRRLEAQGVIARFTVELDPRALGYTLQAIVRVKPLPGQLHLVEELLRRIPEFVECDKVTGDDCFVCRLYLRSIEQLDGILAKVTERAETSTSIVKSTPVARRLPPLAPEED; encoded by the coding sequence ATGCAAAAACGCCTTTCCACACCGCCACCCGTGGCGGGCGCGCTCGATGCGATCGACCGCGAACTGCTGCGCACGCTCGCCGACGACGCGCGCCAGCCCGTCAGCGAGCTCGCGCGGCGCGTCGGGCTGTCCGCGCCGAGCACGGCCGACCGGCTGCGCCGGCTCGAAGCGCAGGGCGTGATCGCGCGCTTCACGGTCGAGCTCGATCCGCGCGCGCTCGGCTACACGCTGCAGGCGATCGTGCGCGTGAAGCCGCTGCCCGGCCAGTTGCATCTCGTCGAGGAGTTGCTGCGGCGGATTCCGGAATTCGTCGAATGCGACAAGGTGACGGGCGACGACTGCTTCGTCTGCCGGCTTTATCTGCGCTCGATCGAACAGCTCGACGGGATACTCGCGAAAGTGACCGAGCGTGCGGAAACGAGCACGTCGATCGTCAAGTCGACGCCCGTCGCGCGGCGATTGCCGCCGCTTGCGCCCGAAGAAGATTGA
- a CDS encoding NAD(P)H-dependent flavin oxidoreductase — protein sequence MALPAVLQNLALPVIASPMFIVSYPELVLAQCKAGIVGSFPALNARPAELLDEWLTQIQAQLAEHKAANPDAVIGPIAVNQIVHQSNVRLEHDIRVCVEHKVPIFITSLRAPAREIVDAVHSYGGIVLHDVINLRHAQKALEAGVDGLILVAAGAGGHAGTTSPFALAGETRKIFDGPIVLSGSIANGGSILAAQAMGADLAYMGTRFIATQEAHAVDAYKRAILDAKSADIIYTNLFTGVHGNYIRESIMNAGLDPDALPESDKTKMNFGGDKAKAWKDIWGAGQGVGLMDDVPCVAELVARLKREYDDAKARLGIRA from the coding sequence ATGGCCCTGCCCGCCGTCCTGCAAAACCTCGCGCTGCCCGTCATCGCGTCGCCGATGTTCATCGTCAGCTATCCGGAACTCGTGCTCGCGCAATGCAAGGCGGGCATCGTCGGCTCGTTTCCCGCGCTCAACGCGCGCCCGGCCGAATTGCTCGACGAATGGCTCACGCAGATCCAGGCGCAGCTCGCCGAGCACAAGGCCGCGAACCCGGACGCCGTGATCGGGCCGATCGCCGTGAACCAGATCGTCCATCAGTCGAACGTGCGGCTCGAGCACGACATTCGCGTGTGCGTCGAGCACAAGGTGCCGATCTTCATCACGAGCCTGCGCGCGCCGGCGCGCGAGATCGTCGACGCGGTGCATAGCTACGGCGGCATCGTGCTGCACGACGTGATCAACCTGCGGCACGCGCAGAAGGCGCTCGAAGCGGGCGTCGACGGCCTCATCCTCGTGGCCGCCGGCGCGGGCGGCCACGCGGGCACGACCTCGCCGTTCGCGCTCGCCGGCGAAACGCGCAAGATCTTCGACGGCCCGATCGTGCTGTCCGGCTCGATCGCGAACGGCGGCTCGATCCTCGCCGCGCAGGCGATGGGCGCCGATCTCGCGTACATGGGCACGCGCTTCATCGCGACACAGGAAGCGCACGCGGTGGACGCGTACAAGCGCGCGATCCTCGACGCGAAATCGGCCGACATCATCTACACGAATCTCTTCACCGGCGTGCACGGCAACTACATCCGCGAGAGCATCATGAACGCGGGGCTCGATCCGGACGCGCTGCCCGAATCCGACAAGACGAAGATGAACTTCGGCGGCGACAAGGCGAAGGCGTGGAAGGACATCTGGGGCGCGGGCCAGGGCGTCGGGCTGATGGACGACGTTCCGTGCGTCGCGGAGCTCGTCGCGCGCCTCAAGCGCGAATACGACGACGCGAAGGCGCGCCTCGGGATTCGCGCGTAA
- a CDS encoding LysR family transcriptional regulator, with product MDTLVSMNVFRYVVEVGSFVGAAERMEMSAAMASKHVMHLEHQLGARLLHRTTRRVAPTEAGREYYERLVQALTELDEAGQAVGAASVVPQGRLRVTSLSAFGLRHVMDAVTSYAQRYADVTVEITLSDRVVELIDEGYDVAVRAAPTGMKSSSLVARQIATAHIVLVASPDYLAKHGTPATIADLQHHSFIRREPNETLIDAAISDVAAASRVPLSGNVIVNHLEGLRVAVLSGAGIALLGTEVVGEDIESGRLVPLLLDALPPRELPIYAVYASRRHVSAKVRSFVDFLADRFAGQSLCPSIDERLRQIAMPRMKRLG from the coding sequence ATGGATACCCTCGTCAGCATGAATGTGTTTCGCTATGTCGTCGAAGTCGGCAGCTTCGTCGGCGCGGCCGAACGCATGGAGATGTCGGCGGCGATGGCGAGCAAGCACGTGATGCATCTCGAGCACCAGCTCGGCGCGCGTCTTTTGCATCGCACGACGCGCCGCGTCGCGCCGACGGAGGCGGGACGCGAATACTACGAGCGGCTCGTGCAGGCGCTCACCGAACTCGACGAGGCCGGGCAGGCGGTGGGCGCCGCGAGCGTCGTGCCGCAAGGGCGGCTGCGCGTGACGTCGCTGTCCGCGTTCGGGCTGCGGCACGTGATGGACGCGGTGACGTCGTATGCGCAGCGCTACGCCGACGTGACGGTCGAGATCACGCTGTCCGATCGCGTCGTCGAGCTGATCGACGAAGGCTACGACGTCGCGGTGCGCGCGGCGCCCACGGGCATGAAATCGTCGTCGCTCGTCGCGCGGCAGATCGCGACCGCGCACATCGTGCTCGTCGCGTCTCCCGACTATCTCGCGAAGCACGGCACGCCGGCGACGATCGCCGATCTCCAGCATCACAGCTTCATTCGCCGCGAGCCGAACGAGACGCTGATCGACGCGGCGATCTCCGACGTCGCGGCCGCCTCGCGCGTGCCGCTGTCGGGCAACGTGATCGTCAATCATCTCGAAGGGCTGCGCGTCGCGGTGCTGAGCGGCGCGGGCATCGCGCTCCTCGGCACCGAAGTGGTCGGCGAGGACATCGAGTCCGGCCGCCTCGTGCCGCTGCTGCTCGATGCGCTGCCGCCGCGCGAGCTGCCGATCTACGCGGTGTACGCGAGCCGCCGGCACGTGTCGGCGAAGGTGCGCTCGTTCGTCGATTTCCTCGCCGATCGCTTCGCCGGCCAGTCGCTGTGCCCGTCGATCGACGAGCGGCTGCGGCAGATCGCGATGCCGCGGATGAAGCGGCTCGGATGA
- a CDS encoding porin produces MKSTVSRALQTTFACVAVAALAAGASGARAQSSVQLYGQVDEWIGAQKFPGGQRAWGVQGGGMSTSYWGLRGTEDLGGGYQAIFTLEDFFRAQNGRYGRFDGDTFFGRNAYVGLATPYGTVRAGRLTTQLFISTILFNPFIDSYVFSPMVYHVFLGLGTFPTYTTDQGVVGDSGWNNAIDYTSPSFGGFNAAAMYAFGNTAGDNRSKKWSGQLNYSNGPFAATAIYQYVNFNGGPGDLGALVSGMKSQGVAQVGLSYDFKLAKIYAQYMYTKNERNAGSWHVNTAQGGVSVPLGPGSALASYAYSRDSGGLDQTHRTWALGYDYPLSRRTDVYAAYMNDRYSGMSSGDTFGAGIRAKF; encoded by the coding sequence ATGAAGTCAACCGTCAGCCGCGCGCTGCAAACCACTTTCGCGTGCGTCGCCGTCGCGGCGCTGGCCGCGGGCGCATCGGGCGCTCGCGCGCAATCGAGCGTTCAGCTCTACGGGCAAGTCGACGAATGGATCGGCGCGCAGAAATTCCCGGGCGGGCAGCGCGCGTGGGGCGTGCAGGGCGGCGGGATGTCGACGTCGTACTGGGGGCTGCGCGGCACCGAGGATCTCGGCGGCGGCTATCAGGCGATCTTCACGCTCGAGGATTTCTTTCGCGCGCAGAACGGCCGTTACGGCCGCTTCGACGGCGACACGTTCTTCGGCCGCAACGCATACGTCGGACTCGCGACCCCGTACGGCACCGTGCGCGCGGGGCGTCTGACGACGCAGCTCTTCATCTCGACGATCCTCTTCAATCCGTTCATCGATTCGTACGTGTTCTCGCCGATGGTGTACCACGTGTTCCTCGGGCTCGGCACGTTCCCGACGTACACGACCGATCAGGGCGTCGTCGGCGATTCGGGCTGGAACAACGCGATCGACTACACGAGCCCGAGCTTCGGCGGCTTCAACGCGGCCGCGATGTACGCGTTCGGCAACACGGCGGGCGACAACCGCTCGAAGAAGTGGAGCGGCCAGTTGAATTATTCGAACGGCCCGTTCGCGGCGACGGCGATCTATCAATACGTGAACTTCAACGGCGGCCCGGGCGACCTCGGCGCGCTCGTGTCCGGCATGAAGAGCCAGGGCGTCGCGCAGGTCGGCCTGTCGTATGACTTCAAGCTTGCGAAGATTTACGCGCAATACATGTATACGAAGAACGAGCGGAACGCCGGAAGCTGGCATGTGAACACCGCGCAAGGCGGCGTGTCGGTGCCGCTCGGGCCGGGCAGCGCGCTCGCGTCGTACGCATATTCGCGCGATTCGGGCGGGCTCGATCAGACGCATCGCACATGGGCGCTCGGCTACGACTATCCGCTGTCCAGGCGCACCGACGTGTATGCCGCCTACATGAACGATCGCTACTCGGGCATGTCGAGCGGCGACACGTTCGGCGCGGGAATTCGTGCGAAGTTCTAA
- a CDS encoding bile acid:sodium symporter family protein: protein MARSRFVPDNFTLALVGTVVLASFLPCRGAAAHAFNWATDVAVGLLFFLHGAKLSREAIIAGATHWRLHAVVLLSTFVLFPLLGLALKPVLTPLVTPALYAGVLFLCTLPSTVQSSIAFTSIAKGNVPAAVCSASASSLLGIFVTPALVGVMVSTQGTGATASPWSTIGAIVMQLLVPFIAGQLLRPVIGRWIERNRGVLRFVDQGSILLVVYVAFSEAVNEGLWHQIPATALAGLVVVNVVLLAIALAVTTIVSKRLGFNRADQITIIFCGSKKSLAAGVPMAKVIFAAHAVGAVVLPLMLFHQIQLMTCAALAQRWGARDTSRERPTGARGGRPLGSGASAAKR from the coding sequence ATGGCGCGCTCCCGCTTCGTTCCCGACAACTTCACGCTCGCGCTCGTCGGCACCGTCGTGCTCGCGAGCTTCCTGCCGTGCCGCGGCGCAGCCGCGCACGCATTCAACTGGGCGACCGACGTCGCGGTCGGCCTGCTGTTCTTCCTGCACGGCGCGAAGCTGTCGCGCGAGGCGATCATCGCGGGTGCGACGCACTGGCGGCTGCACGCGGTCGTGCTGCTCAGCACGTTCGTGCTGTTCCCGCTGCTTGGCCTCGCGCTCAAGCCCGTGCTCACGCCGCTCGTCACGCCCGCACTGTACGCCGGCGTGCTGTTTCTCTGCACGCTGCCGTCGACCGTGCAATCGTCGATCGCGTTCACGTCGATCGCGAAGGGCAACGTGCCGGCCGCCGTCTGCTCGGCGTCCGCATCGAGCCTGCTCGGCATTTTCGTCACGCCGGCGCTCGTCGGCGTGATGGTGTCGACGCAGGGCACGGGCGCGACCGCGTCGCCGTGGAGCACGATCGGCGCGATCGTGATGCAACTGCTCGTGCCGTTCATCGCCGGCCAGTTGCTGCGGCCCGTGATCGGCCGCTGGATCGAGCGCAACCGCGGCGTGCTGCGCTTCGTCGATCAGGGCTCGATCCTGCTCGTCGTCTACGTCGCGTTCAGCGAGGCGGTGAACGAAGGGCTCTGGCACCAGATTCCGGCGACCGCGCTCGCGGGCCTCGTCGTCGTCAACGTCGTGCTGCTCGCGATCGCGCTCGCGGTCACGACGATCGTCAGCAAGCGGCTCGGCTTCAACCGCGCGGACCAGATCACGATCATCTTCTGCGGCTCGAAAAAGAGCCTCGCGGCCGGCGTGCCGATGGCGAAGGTGATCTTCGCCGCGCACGCGGTGGGCGCGGTCGTGCTGCCGCTGATGCTGTTCCATCAGATCCAGTTGATGACCTGCGCGGCGCTCGCGCAGCGCTGGGGCGCGCGCGATACGAGCCGCGAGCGGCCCACGGGCGCGCGCGGCGGCCGGCCGCTTGGCTCGGGCGCGAGCGCGGCGAAGCGCTGA